In Romboutsia lituseburensis, a genomic segment contains:
- a CDS encoding sugar kinase, whose translation MPDFITIGESMVYLSPEHAGSLKHIDRFKKGLAGAETNVSIGLARLNESVGWISKLGNDPFGDFVIKEVRGEGVDTSYVTRSTSHSTGVLFKELTPLGDTNVYYYRKDSAAHHLNFDDINLDYLKSAKVVFFSGITLALSENNRIFCRKILKFCKENNILVAFDPNIRLKLWSIEEAKREILDILPYVDILTPGIEEASMLFDIEDSDKIIDLCLSIGIKTIVLKSGDKGTWVANKDERHHVPVFNVKKVVDTVGAGDAFVAGFLHSLTNNLELKECARIGNAMGAMAVQYLGDMEGLPSLYELECFLSSSKKIDR comes from the coding sequence ATGCCTGATTTTATTACTATAGGAGAAAGTATGGTGTATTTATCACCAGAACATGCAGGTAGTTTAAAGCATATTGATAGATTTAAAAAAGGTCTTGCCGGCGCTGAAACAAACGTTTCCATAGGTCTTGCTAGGTTAAATGAAAGTGTTGGATGGATTAGTAAACTTGGTAACGATCCATTTGGAGATTTTGTCATAAAAGAGGTTCGAGGAGAGGGTGTTGACACATCTTATGTTACACGTTCAACAAGTCACAGTACAGGTGTATTATTTAAAGAATTGACACCTTTAGGTGATACAAATGTTTATTATTATAGAAAAGATTCTGCTGCCCACCATCTAAATTTTGATGATATAAATTTAGATTATTTAAAATCTGCTAAGGTAGTATTTTTTAGTGGTATAACCTTAGCACTAAGTGAAAATAACAGAATTTTTTGTCGAAAAATTTTAAAATTCTGTAAGGAAAACAATATATTAGTAGCATTTGATCCTAATATTAGATTAAAACTTTGGAGCATCGAGGAAGCAAAAAGAGAAATTTTAGATATATTGCCTTATGTTGATATATTAACACCAGGTATTGAAGAAGCTTCTATGTTATTTGATATTGAAGACTCAGATAAAATTATAGACTTATGTTTATCTATTGGTATAAAAACTATTGTTTTAAAATCAGGTGATAAAGGTACTTGGGTTGCAAATAAAGATGAAAGACACCATGTTCCTGTATTTAATGTAAAAAAAGTTGTTGATACTGTAGGCGCTGGAGATGCTTTTGTTGCAGGATTTTTACATAGTTTAACTAATAATTTAGAGCTTAAAGAATGTGCTCGTATTGGTAATGCTATGGGTGCAATGGCCGTACAATACCTCGGTGATATGGAAGGTCTACCTAGCTTATATGAGCTAGAATGCTTCTTATCTAGTAGTAAAAAAATTGATAGATAG
- a CDS encoding glycoside hydrolase family 88 protein, which translates to MIKDINIEKIKKSSFFKENYFITREEIKTAIDNCIKVIEKNMDKFGEQYPTPATFDNKYKVIDNIEWTNGFWTGMLWLAYEYTNDEKFKKLADKNVESYKHRIENKIEVDHHDMGFLYSLSCVASYKLTKNEDAKEAAIKAADQLIGRYQETGKFIQAWGVLGAEDNYRLIIDCLLNIPLLYWAYEETGDKKYYDIAYNHYVTSCNNVVRSDASAFHTFYFDNKTGEPLRGVTRQGYSDDSSWARGQAWGVYGLPLNYRCTKDEECFRLYKGVTNYFLNRLPEDNVCFWDLIFNDGDDQSRDSSAAAIAVCGMHEMGKYLPEVDEDKDTYKHAMHTILRSLINNYSTTVEDDVDTLLLHGVYSWHSGKGVDEGNIWGDYFYLEALIRFYKDWELYW; encoded by the coding sequence ATGATAAAAGACATTAACATTGAAAAAATCAAAAAGTCTAGTTTTTTCAAAGAAAACTATTTTATAACAAGGGAAGAAATCAAAACAGCTATTGACAATTGTATAAAAGTAATTGAAAAAAATATGGATAAATTTGGGGAACAATATCCGACACCAGCTACATTCGATAATAAGTACAAAGTGATTGATAATATAGAATGGACTAATGGATTTTGGACAGGAATGTTATGGTTAGCTTATGAGTATACAAATGATGAAAAATTCAAAAAGCTAGCAGATAAAAATGTTGAGTCATATAAGCATAGAATAGAGAACAAAATTGAGGTAGACCACCATGATATGGGATTCTTATACAGCCTTTCATGTGTAGCATCTTACAAATTAACAAAAAATGAAGATGCAAAGGAAGCAGCAATAAAAGCAGCTGACCAATTAATAGGAAGATACCAAGAAACAGGAAAATTCATACAGGCATGGGGAGTTTTAGGAGCTGAAGACAATTACAGATTAATAATAGACTGCTTACTAAATATACCATTACTATATTGGGCATATGAAGAAACAGGAGATAAAAAATATTATGATATAGCTTACAACCACTATGTTACATCATGCAACAATGTTGTAAGAAGTGATGCATCAGCATTCCATACATTCTATTTTGACAACAAAACAGGAGAACCTTTAAGAGGGGTAACAAGACAAGGATATAGTGATGATTCTTCTTGGGCAAGAGGTCAAGCATGGGGAGTTTATGGGTTACCTCTAAATTACAGATGCACAAAAGATGAAGAATGCTTTAGATTATACAAGGGAGTTACAAACTATTTCTTAAATAGACTTCCTGAGGATAACGTTTGTTTTTGGGATTTAATATTTAATGATGGTGATGATCAATCTAGGGATTCTTCAGCAGCAGCTATCGCAGTATGTGGTATGCATGAGATGGGTAAATATTTACCAGAAGTAGATGAAGACAAAGACACATATAAGCATGCAATGCACACAATACTAAGATCTTTAATAAATAATTACTCTACTACAGTAGAAGATGATGTTGATACATTATTATTACATGGCGTTTATTCATGGCATTCAGGAAAAGGTGTAGATGAAGGTAACATATGGGGAGATTACTTCTACCTAGAAGCTTTAATAAGATTTTATAAAGATTGGGAGCTTTATTGGTAA
- a CDS encoding bifunctional 4-hydroxy-2-oxoglutarate aldolase/2-dehydro-3-deoxy-phosphogluconate aldolase has translation MLNKLIDCGVIAVIRAKNHEEAKGYINACSNGGIKAIELTYTIPNLCKLIKEVKENKDLLIGAGSVINGEMAKDAIKAGASYIVSPGFSDEVNDVCKENNILYLPGCMTVSEMMNALNKGNEMVKLFPGDTFGAKFVKAIKAPIPDVKIMPTGGVDINNIDKWFENGVSCVGVGSSLLNAGSLEDIEKLAKEFIKKVNEIRK, from the coding sequence GTGTTAAATAAATTAATCGATTGTGGAGTAATAGCAGTAATTAGGGCGAAAAATCATGAGGAAGCTAAGGGGTATATAAATGCATGTTCTAATGGTGGGATAAAAGCAATAGAGCTTACATATACAATACCAAATTTATGTAAATTGATAAAAGAAGTTAAAGAAAATAAAGATTTATTAATCGGAGCAGGTAGTGTAATAAATGGGGAAATGGCTAAAGATGCTATAAAAGCAGGGGCTTCATACATAGTTAGTCCAGGTTTTTCAGATGAAGTAAATGATGTTTGTAAAGAAAATAATATTTTATATCTTCCTGGATGTATGACAGTAAGTGAAATGATGAATGCATTAAACAAGGGAAATGAAATGGTTAAATTATTTCCGGGAGATACATTTGGAGCTAAGTTTGTTAAAGCTATAAAAGCACCAATACCAGATGTAAAAATAATGCCAACTGGTGGAGTAGATATAAATAATATTGATAAATGGTTTGAAAATGGAGTAAGTTGTGTAGGGGTAGGAAGCTCATTATTAAATGCAGGTTCATTAGAGGATATAGAGAAACTAGCTAAAGAATTTATAAAAAAAGTAAACGAAATAAGAAAATAA
- a CDS encoding PTS system mannose/fructose/sorbose family transporter subunit IID, translating to MESKNPVLKWKDYLIVALRSFFLQSAFNYGNYQGVGYANILMPALKKIYANNEKELKQSAIENIEFFNSNPQTLPFITSIHLALLDNGESAENARSIKMALMGPLSGIGDSFFQFGLAPLFSSIGAGLAAEGLIIGPILFFLGINISLITTKVVTGYYGYKLGTDYIDSLSEKMASISRMAAIVGITVVSGLAVSFVKINIPLKYTATLPDGSVNEIAFQTILDKITPNLLPALFTLYIFYLVRNKKWNVYQLLGLTVAIGMIGSVFGIIA from the coding sequence ATGGAATCTAAGAACCCAGTGTTAAAATGGAAAGATTATTTAATAGTTGCACTAAGATCTTTTTTCTTGCAATCGGCTTTTAACTATGGAAATTATCAAGGTGTAGGGTATGCAAATATTCTGATGCCTGCTCTTAAGAAAATATATGCAAATAATGAAAAAGAATTAAAACAATCAGCAATAGAAAATATAGAGTTTTTTAACTCAAATCCACAGACATTGCCTTTTATAACAAGCATACACTTAGCATTACTTGATAATGGAGAAAGTGCAGAAAATGCTCGTTCAATAAAAATGGCATTAATGGGACCTTTATCAGGAATAGGTGATTCATTCTTCCAATTTGGATTAGCTCCGTTATTTTCAAGTATCGGTGCAGGTCTAGCTGCAGAAGGATTAATAATAGGGCCAATATTATTTTTCTTAGGTATAAACATATCACTAATAACTACTAAAGTAGTGACTGGATACTATGGATATAAATTAGGGACAGATTATATAGATTCATTAAGCGAAAAAATGGCAAGTATATCAAGAATGGCAGCAATAGTTGGTATAACAGTTGTTTCAGGCCTTGCAGTATCATTTGTAAAGATAAATATTCCTCTTAAGTATACAGCAACATTACCAGATGGATCAGTAAATGAAATTGCATTCCAAACAATATTAGATAAGATAACTCCAAATTTATTACCAGCATTATTTACACTATACATTTTCTATCTAGTTAGAAATAAAAAATGGAATGTATATCAATTATTAGGATTAACTGTAGCTATTGGAATGATAGGATCAGTATTTGGTATTATAGCATAA
- a CDS encoding PTS sugar transporter subunit IIB gives MGVPDIKMLRIDERLIHGQGQMWLSALGANLVIVADDEASTNKLQQTLMKTVVPASVGMRFFSIQKTCDVIHKAAPHQKIFIVCKSTESALKLVDGGVPIKEINIGNIHNEEGKEKVTRSIYLGQKDKESLRILKDKHGVKFNTKTTPIGGDGAAEVDITNYL, from the coding sequence ATGGGAGTACCAGATATAAAAATGCTAAGAATTGATGAAAGATTGATACATGGCCAAGGACAAATGTGGTTAAGTGCTTTAGGAGCTAACTTAGTTATAGTAGCAGATGATGAAGCTAGCACAAATAAGTTACAACAGACTTTAATGAAAACAGTAGTGCCAGCTTCTGTAGGAATGAGATTTTTCTCAATACAAAAAACTTGTGATGTAATACATAAAGCAGCGCCACACCAAAAAATATTTATAGTATGTAAGAGCACAGAATCAGCTCTAAAATTAGTTGATGGAGGTGTTCCAATCAAAGAGATAAATATAGGTAATATACACAATGAAGAGGGAAAAGAAAAAGTAACAAGATCTATATACTTAGGTCAAAAAGATAAAGAATCGCTAAGAATATTAAAAGATAAACATGGTGTGAAATTTAATACTAAAACAACTCCAATAGGTGGTGATGGAGCTGCAGAGGTAGATATAACTAATTACTTATAA
- a CDS encoding PTS mannose/fructose/sorbose/N-acetylgalactosamine transporter subunit IIC: MEISIFQCLLIGLWSGLCLAGQLLGIYTNRSLVLATGVGLILGDLPTALAMGAVSEIAFMGFGVGAGGTVPPNQLGPGIVGTLMAISMKAAGMDVETALALSMPFAVAFQFLITATYTAMAGMPAAAKKALEEGKFKKFGILSHLSVVAFLVVGFLIGFAASMSVEGAQAVINMIPVWIIDGFAVAGRMLPAIGFAMILNVMVKKEYVAFVVLGFVAVTFFNLPVIGIAFLALVFALYDYHNKPVLVTPQANSVECLEEDYSNGI, from the coding sequence ATGGAAATCTCAATATTCCAGTGTCTATTAATTGGATTATGGTCAGGTCTTTGTCTAGCAGGTCAGTTATTAGGAATATATACTAATCGTTCATTAGTTCTAGCAACGGGGGTAGGTTTAATACTAGGAGATTTACCTACAGCGTTAGCCATGGGAGCAGTATCGGAAATAGCATTTATGGGATTTGGAGTTGGAGCTGGTGGTACTGTGCCACCAAATCAACTAGGGCCTGGTATAGTTGGAACATTAATGGCTATATCAATGAAAGCAGCAGGAATGGATGTAGAGACAGCTTTAGCATTATCGATGCCATTTGCGGTTGCATTCCAGTTTTTAATAACAGCTACATATACAGCGATGGCAGGTATGCCTGCAGCAGCTAAAAAAGCACTAGAAGAGGGGAAATTTAAAAAATTTGGAATATTATCTCATCTATCAGTAGTAGCATTTTTAGTAGTAGGATTCTTAATAGGGTTTGCAGCTTCAATGAGTGTTGAAGGAGCTCAGGCTGTAATAAATATGATTCCAGTCTGGATAATAGATGGATTTGCCGTAGCAGGAAGAATGCTACCAGCAATAGGATTTGCTATGATACTTAATGTTATGGTAAAAAAAGAATATGTTGCATTTGTTGTATTAGGGTTCGTAGCAGTTACGTTCTTTAACTTACCTGTAATAGGTATAGCATTTTTAGCATTAGTATTTGCATTATATGATTATCATAACAAGCCAGTATTAGTAACACCACAAGCTAACTCAGTAGAATGTTTAGAGGAGGATTATTCTAATGGAATCTAA
- the kduD gene encoding 2-dehydro-3-deoxy-D-gluconate 5-dehydrogenase KduD: MNNLRDFSMDFFSLEGKVAMVTGGNTGLGQGYVVALAKSGADLVVPTYDTNWDETRELVESLGRKVHFVQADLTKSEDRDKVIEEAINTFGKIDILVNNAGTIRRAPLLEYKEEDWQAVMDINLNAVYYLSQKVSKIMAENGGGKIINIASMLSFQGGKFVPPYTASKHAVAGLTKAFANELASLNIQTNAIAPGYIETANTAPIRVDKNRNSEILSRIPAEKWGTPFDLMGAVVFLSSKASDYVNGHILAVDGGWLVR; encoded by the coding sequence ATGAATAATTTAAGAGATTTTTCAATGGACTTTTTTTCATTAGAAGGAAAAGTTGCTATGGTAACAGGTGGGAATACTGGGTTAGGTCAAGGATATGTTGTAGCATTAGCTAAGTCAGGTGCTGATTTAGTAGTTCCAACTTATGATACAAATTGGGATGAAACAAGAGAATTAGTTGAATCATTAGGAAGAAAAGTACATTTTGTTCAAGCTGACTTAACAAAATCTGAAGATAGAGATAAGGTTATAGAAGAAGCTATAAATACATTTGGTAAAATTGATATATTAGTAAACAATGCAGGAACAATAAGAAGAGCTCCACTTCTTGAGTATAAAGAAGAAGATTGGCAAGCGGTAATGGATATAAACTTAAATGCAGTTTATTATTTAAGCCAAAAGGTATCTAAGATTATGGCTGAAAATGGTGGAGGAAAGATAATAAATATAGCATCAATGCTATCATTCCAAGGTGGAAAGTTTGTACCACCATATACTGCAAGTAAGCATGCTGTAGCAGGATTAACAAAAGCATTTGCAAATGAATTAGCATCTTTAAATATTCAAACAAATGCTATAGCACCTGGATATATAGAAACAGCAAATACTGCTCCAATAAGAGTTGATAAAAATAGAAACTCAGAAATATTATCTAGAATACCAGCTGAAAAATGGGGAACACCATTTGATTTAATGGGAGCTGTAGTATTCTTATCAAGTAAAGCATCTGATTACGTTAATGGTCATATATTAGCTGTTGATGGTGGATGGTTAGTTAGATAG
- the kduI gene encoding 5-dehydro-4-deoxy-D-glucuronate isomerase, which translates to MDIRYANHPADSKKYDTKELREHYLKEEIFLKDEISLTYSHVDRIIFGGAMPIDEELTLTAGKEMGVEFFLQRREMGVINVGEAGVIVLDGVEHEMKKHDGMYIGMGVKEVTFKSIDGDKPAKFYINSVPAHKEYKTVKINIEDARPVKLGEQENLNKRTIYQYVHPNVCESCQLLMGMTMLEPNNVWNTMPCHTHERRMEVYFYFDMNEDTRVIHLMGEPQETRHLVVSNEQALISPSWSIHSGVGTSNYTFIWGMCGENQTFDDMDHIKMSDLR; encoded by the coding sequence ATGGATATAAGATATGCAAATCATCCAGCTGATTCAAAAAAATATGATACTAAAGAATTAAGAGAGCATTACCTAAAGGAAGAGATATTTTTAAAAGATGAGATAAGCTTAACATATAGCCACGTAGATAGAATAATATTTGGTGGAGCAATGCCAATAGATGAAGAATTAACATTAACTGCAGGAAAAGAAATGGGAGTTGAATTTTTCTTACAAAGAAGAGAAATGGGAGTTATAAACGTAGGTGAAGCAGGAGTAATAGTTTTAGATGGTGTGGAACACGAAATGAAAAAACATGATGGTATGTATATAGGAATGGGTGTTAAAGAAGTTACATTCAAATCAATAGATGGTGACAAACCAGCTAAATTCTATATAAACTCAGTACCAGCTCATAAGGAATATAAAACAGTAAAAATTAATATAGAAGATGCTAGACCAGTAAAATTAGGGGAACAAGAAAACTTAAACAAAAGAACTATATACCAATATGTACATCCAAATGTATGTGAAAGTTGTCAATTATTAATGGGAATGACAATGTTAGAGCCTAACAATGTATGGAATACTATGCCATGCCATACACATGAAAGAAGAATGGAAGTATACTTCTATTTTGATATGAATGAAGACACAAGAGTAATACATTTAATGGGAGAACCACAAGAAACTAGACATTTAGTAGTTTCAAATGAACAAGCACTTATATCACCAAGTTGGTCAATACATTCAGGAGTTGGAACAAGCAACTATACATTTATATGGGGTATGTGTGGTGAAAACCAAACATTTGATGATATGGACCATATAAAGATGTCAGATTTAAGATAA
- a CDS encoding PTS sugar transporter subunit IIA — translation MYNILIVGHGNFATGMKSAFDLLLGASDRVHAQDLSEDITHEQFEKVVTDYLNKYDKLIVFADLIGGAPSQIVTRKIAELAKSKEQFIVSGVSLALMVEISTNILILNDEEDMLKKINNSLNGIISLVGVMSLADFEENEEELELEYEDMI, via the coding sequence ATGTACAATATATTAATAGTAGGACACGGAAATTTTGCAACGGGAATGAAGTCTGCTTTTGATTTATTATTGGGGGCAAGTGATAGAGTTCATGCGCAAGATTTATCAGAAGATATAACTCATGAGCAATTTGAGAAGGTAGTTACAGATTATTTGAATAAGTATGATAAATTAATAGTATTTGCAGACTTAATAGGTGGAGCACCTAGCCAAATAGTAACTAGAAAAATAGCTGAGTTAGCTAAATCAAAAGAGCAATTTATAGTATCAGGTGTTTCATTAGCTTTAATGGTAGAAATATCGACAAATATTCTAATATTAAATGATGAAGAAGATATGTTAAAGAAGATAAATAATTCTTTAAATGGAATAATATCATTAGTTGGAGTCATGAGTTTAGCTGATTTTGAAGAGAATGAAGAAGAATTAGAATTAGAATATGAAGATATGATATAA
- a CDS encoding alginate lyase family protein, translating to MSETTYKKEVNMKLDIYLSTEEINEISKYSKLKFLDDVKETIRIADDVCNNKFMFEWKWDMERTFIPYTFEDKIVWDKTPNMDEEWIFMLNRHRYWVTLGKAYALTNDEKYSKVFFYQLKHWIENVVLIEGTDKTTWRTIEAGIRCENWIKAYMYFKESEYLSEDIKLLFKNSLQEHCEYLYNNYHDPRKLSNWGVLESHGLLIVGLALNEKEISNKYINTALERLEEQIELQVMDDGMHWEQSPMYLNEVLHCYIDSIIICIKNNIKIPSIILEKTKKLAYANLYMKKPNHHQICQSDSDDTDLRDMLTKAAYLYNDPVLKYGAYEEIDFESIWDLGYNSIKKYKEIKSNTPLKKSYAFEDSGNYYMRSGWTEEDSYMYFHCGTLGSGHGHADLLHFSVFANKEDYLIDPGRYTYIEGNELRQYLKSCKAHNTTIVNNEEFSELNGSWGYKSVATPIKHPFVSDSNFDYCEGSHLGYINLGVFTNRKIIYIKPDIWLVIDAFYGEGEHEYKQFFHFAHDIVIKDDKTICKGKNGFLTLNHLNDLEKSIEKSPVSYHYNKLEYKDTLTTKSNNTGFTSIITAITVSKELSKVTFEKMPVKNCNNRVLEDYEAEAIKIVSGDKTYIVLICHNEIYKGKKLLNVYGHDVYGKVVVITEDKYTVSKKVIKY from the coding sequence ATGAGTGAAACAACATATAAAAAAGAAGTAAATATGAAATTAGATATATATTTAAGTACAGAAGAAATAAACGAAATATCAAAATATTCTAAGTTGAAATTTCTTGATGATGTTAAAGAAACTATACGAATTGCAGATGATGTTTGTAACAACAAGTTTATGTTTGAATGGAAATGGGATATGGAAAGAACATTTATACCTTACACATTTGAAGATAAGATAGTTTGGGATAAGACTCCAAATATGGATGAAGAATGGATTTTTATGTTAAATAGACATAGATATTGGGTTACACTAGGTAAAGCTTATGCACTAACTAATGACGAAAAATATTCAAAAGTATTTTTTTATCAACTAAAACATTGGATAGAAAATGTAGTATTAATTGAAGGAACAGACAAAACAACATGGAGAACTATTGAAGCTGGTATAAGATGTGAAAATTGGATAAAAGCATACATGTATTTTAAAGAAAGTGAGTATTTATCAGAAGATATAAAACTATTATTTAAAAACTCATTACAAGAGCACTGTGAATATTTATATAATAATTACCATGACCCTAGAAAGTTAAGCAACTGGGGAGTATTAGAAAGTCATGGTTTATTAATAGTAGGGTTAGCTTTAAATGAAAAAGAAATTAGTAATAAATACATAAACACAGCATTAGAAAGATTAGAAGAACAAATTGAATTGCAGGTAATGGATGATGGTATGCATTGGGAACAATCTCCAATGTATTTAAATGAGGTACTGCATTGTTATATTGACTCTATTATAATTTGTATAAAAAATAATATAAAAATACCAAGTATTATATTAGAAAAAACTAAAAAATTAGCTTATGCAAATTTATATATGAAAAAGCCTAATCATCATCAAATATGTCAAAGTGATAGTGATGATACTGATTTAAGAGATATGTTAACTAAAGCCGCATATTTATATAATGACCCTGTATTAAAATATGGTGCATATGAAGAAATTGATTTTGAAAGTATTTGGGACTTAGGATATAACTCAATAAAAAAATACAAAGAAATAAAATCAAATACACCTTTAAAAAAATCTTATGCATTTGAAGATAGTGGAAACTATTATATGAGGTCAGGATGGACAGAGGAAGACAGTTATATGTATTTCCATTGTGGGACACTAGGAAGTGGTCATGGTCATGCAGATTTATTACATTTTAGTGTTTTTGCAAATAAAGAAGATTATTTAATAGACCCAGGAAGATATACATATATAGAAGGAAATGAACTTAGACAATATTTAAAAAGTTGTAAAGCTCATAATACAACTATAGTTAATAACGAAGAATTTAGCGAATTAAATGGTTCGTGGGGATATAAAAGCGTTGCTACACCTATAAAACATCCTTTTGTAAGTGATTCTAATTTTGATTATTGTGAAGGGTCTCATTTAGGATATATAAATTTAGGCGTTTTTACAAATAGAAAAATAATTTATATAAAACCAGATATATGGTTAGTTATAGATGCATTTTATGGAGAAGGAGAACATGAGTATAAGCAATTTTTCCACTTTGCACATGATATAGTAATTAAAGACGACAAAACAATTTGTAAAGGAAAGAATGGATTTTTAACTTTAAATCATTTAAATGATTTAGAAAAAAGTATTGAGAAAAGTCCTGTATCATATCATTACAATAAATTAGAATATAAAGATACATTAACTACAAAATCAAATAATACTGGATTTACATCTATAATAACTGCTATAACTGTATCTAAAGAATTAAGTAAAGTTACATTTGAAAAAATGCCAGTAAAAAATTGTAACAATAGAGTTTTAGAAGATTATGAAGCTGAAGCTATAAAGATAGTAAGTGGAGATAAAACTTATATAGTTTTAATTTGCCATAATGAAATATATAAAGGGAAAAAATTATTAAATGTATATGGACATGATGTATATGGTAAGGTAGTTGTCATAACTGAAGATAAATATACAGTAAGTAAAAAAGTAATTAAATATTAA
- the yajC gene encoding preprotein translocase subunit YajC: protein MSGNTMLLVVSVFIVYVGLLVFMRNKRKQQMDIQQKQRKEFTKNLKKGDYVVTMSGIYGYIKDINSNKVSLEVSKDVNINMDIEAIMATLEK, encoded by the coding sequence ATGAGCGGTAATACAATGTTATTAGTGGTTTCAGTATTTATTGTCTATGTAGGATTATTAGTATTTATGCGAAATAAAAGAAAGCAGCAAATGGATATTCAACAAAAACAAAGAAAGGAATTTACTAAAAATCTTAAAAAAGGAGATTACGTTGTAACTATGTCTGGTATATATGGATACATAAAAGACATAAATAGTAACAAAGTATCATTAGAAGTGTCTAAAGATGTAAACATAAATATGGATATAGAGGCTATAATGGCTACTTTAGAAAAATAA
- a CDS encoding IclR family transcriptional regulator gives MTDTNLVQSVDRALSILEYLGEYHNGAGITEISKALGLSKATVHRLITTLKIKDFVRQSEDNEQYFLSFKLLYLSNCISTKLDIFKISRPIITKFADDVDATVHLSILDDTRTNIVYVDKIEPTNSNKIFVMSSKVGKKAPCYCTAAGKLLLSQYSDDEIRDIMKDVDYKVYTEKTIKNTDEFIEEIHEVRKQGYALDKHEYDSGIICISIPIYDKNGNINLAMSVTGLIIYTTTDDLIALKSSLSDISSEISNIIKYL, from the coding sequence ATGACTGACACTAATTTAGTCCAATCTGTAGATAGGGCTTTAAGTATATTAGAATATTTAGGTGAATACCACAATGGAGCTGGTATTACAGAGATTTCAAAGGCATTAGGCCTTAGTAAGGCTACTGTACATAGATTAATTACTACTCTAAAAATTAAAGATTTTGTTCGTCAATCTGAAGATAATGAACAATATTTTTTGAGTTTTAAGCTGTTATATCTTTCAAATTGTATAAGTACAAAACTTGATATTTTTAAAATTTCAAGACCTATAATAACCAAATTTGCAGATGATGTTGACGCTACAGTTCATCTTTCTATTTTAGATGACACACGTACAAATATTGTTTATGTAGACAAAATAGAACCTACCAATTCAAACAAAATATTTGTTATGTCTTCTAAAGTTGGTAAAAAGGCTCCTTGCTATTGTACTGCTGCTGGAAAATTACTTTTATCTCAATATAGTGATGATGAAATAAGAGATATAATGAAAGATGTAGATTATAAAGTCTACACTGAAAAAACTATAAAAAATACAGATGAATTTATAGAAGAAATTCATGAAGTCAGAAAACAAGGTTATGCACTTGATAAACATGAATATGATTCTGGAATAATATGTATTTCAATACCTATATATGATAAAAACGGTAATATAAACCTTGCTATGAGTGTTACTGGTTTAATAATATATACAACAACTGATGATCTTATAGCGTTAAAATCTTCTTTATCTGATATCTCTTCAGAAATAAGTAATATAATTAAATATTTATAA